Proteins found in one Streptomyces sp. CB09001 genomic segment:
- a CDS encoding siderophore-interacting protein, whose amino-acid sequence MTTAVAAPFRFFSLRVVGTRRLGPSLARVSFAGPDLRDFRSDGLDQSLSLFLPHPGQAEPPVPVELGEGWWQGWRELPEDVRAVMRSYTLRSLRRDADGHTVEIDVDFVLHGVEPAGSGRDRAAPEAGPAARWAADAAPGDRVLLLGPAVADNRAIRFRPPEDTDLVVIWGDETAVPAACAIVESLPAGTRARVWLQVPHTEDVQDLRTAADAEITWLAGDADGGPETTLATLREAQLPPAESPYVWIAGESGCVKQLRRHFVGERGVDRRRVTFVGYWRRGLTEEQLREQG is encoded by the coding sequence ATGACGACGGCCGTGGCCGCCCCGTTCCGTTTCTTCTCCCTCCGGGTCGTAGGGACGCGGCGGCTCGGACCGTCCCTGGCCCGGGTCTCCTTCGCGGGGCCAGACCTGCGCGACTTCCGCTCCGACGGCCTCGACCAGTCCCTGTCGCTGTTCCTGCCGCACCCGGGGCAGGCGGAGCCCCCGGTCCCCGTCGAGCTGGGCGAGGGCTGGTGGCAGGGCTGGCGGGAACTGCCGGAGGACGTACGGGCGGTGATGCGCTCGTACACGCTGCGGTCGCTGCGCCGGGACGCCGACGGGCACACCGTCGAGATCGACGTCGACTTCGTCCTGCACGGCGTCGAACCTGCGGGGTCCGGCCGGGACCGCGCGGCGCCGGAGGCAGGTCCGGCCGCCCGCTGGGCCGCGGACGCCGCCCCCGGCGACCGCGTACTGCTGCTCGGTCCGGCGGTCGCCGACAACCGGGCGATCCGCTTCCGGCCGCCCGAGGACACCGACCTGGTGGTGATCTGGGGCGACGAGACCGCCGTGCCGGCCGCCTGCGCCATCGTGGAGTCGCTGCCGGCCGGCACCCGTGCCCGGGTGTGGCTCCAGGTGCCGCACACCGAGGACGTGCAGGACCTCCGGACGGCCGCGGACGCCGAGATCACCTGGCTGGCCGGGGACGCCGACGGCGGCCCGGAGACGACCCTCGCCACCCTCCGGGAAGCTCAACTTCCGCCCGCCGAAAGCCCCTACGTCTGGATCGCGGGCGAGTCCGGCTGCGTCAAGCAGCTGCGGCGGCACTTCGTGGGCGAGCGCGGCGT